The Synchiropus splendidus isolate RoL2022-P1 chromosome 8, RoL_Sspl_1.0, whole genome shotgun sequence genome has a window encoding:
- the agfg1a gene encoding arf-GAP domain and FG repeat-containing protein 1a isoform X5: MTVGSFVCTSCSGILRGLNPPNRVKSISMTTFSQQEIEFLQKHGNEVCKHIWLGLYNEKSTSVPDFREPQKVKEFLQDKYEKKRWYVPPDQAKVASVHASISGSSNSSTSSTPEVRPLKTLLGDSAPSLHLNRNTPPNQSPVGSRGQSHPQQFHDKKFDLLSDLGGDIFAPPPNVNPGTNSSFANFAHFNNHTMGSNASAHADFANFDAFGSSSASSGGFQSAPKAPFQASNTGGSIPVGPGSVGVGGLSQKQKAAGDRYAALAELDNVFGPSVPAASVYNAANTSQSSSPFGSESGTSTTQAQQAVPSVAQGFGGQSTNPFVAPVAATNPFQSSSRAANVAAAATFGTGSMSMPSGFGNAAAYNLPTSFSGTFQQQFPGQTPFPQPPAFPQQPNGGSFSAFGQAKPVVTPFGQVMAGPMVSSNPFVGAGPPPQYPAAGSSTNPFL; the protein is encoded by the exons GCGTGGATTAAACCCTCCAAACAGAGTCAAGTCCATTTCGATGACAACATTCTCACAACAGGAAATTGAGTTCCTACAGAAACATGGCAATGAG gTTTGCAAGCACATTTGGCTCGGCCTTTATAATGAAAAATCGACCTCAGTGCCAGACTTTAGAGAACCACAGAAAGTAAAGGAGTTTTTACAAGATAAATACGAAAAGAAAAGATG GTACGTACCTCCAGATCAGGCCAAGGTAGCATCAGTCCATGCTTCTATTTCTGGCTCCTCAAatagcagcaccagcagcacacCTGAAGTGAGACCCCTTAAAACTTTGCTCGGAGATTCTGCCCCCTCCCTACATCTGAACCGGAATACACCACCCAATCAG TCCCCTGTGGGGAGTCGTGGACAAAGCCATCCTCAGCAGTTTCACGATAAGAAGTTTGACCTCCTTAGTGACCTCGGAGGAGACATTTTTGCTCCACCGCCTAACGTGAACCCAGGAACCAACTCGAGCTttgccaactttgctcattttaACAATCACACAA TGGGATCAAATGCAAGTGCACATGCAGATTTTGCTAATTTTGATGCATTTGGATCCTCATCTGCTTCATCAGGTGGTTTCCAATCAGCACCCAAGGCCCCTTTTCAAGCTTCAAATACAG GAGGTAGTATTCCAGTCGGCCCAGGCTCAGTAGGCGTAGGTGGGTTGTCTCAGAAGCAGAAAGCAGCAGGCGATCGCTATGCAGCTCTAGCGGAACTTGACAATGTGTTTGGCCCGTCTGTACCTGCCGCCAGCGTATACAATGCCGCCAACACCTCCCAAAG CAGCAGTCCATTTGGCTCAGAATCAGGAACGTCTACAACACAAGCACAACAGGCCGTGCCAAGCGTGGCTCAAGGATTTGGGG GCCAATCAACTAATCCATTTGTAGCTCCTGTCGCAGCTACCAATCCattccagagcagcagcagagcagccaatgtggcagcagcag CAACATTCGGCACAGGGTCGATGAGTATGCCCTCTGGATTTGGAAATGCTGCAGCCTACAACCTGCCGACAAGCTTTAGTGGAACTTTCCAACAGCAGTTTCCTGGCCAGACACCATTTCCACAGCCTCCAGCTTTCCCGCAGCAGCCAAATG GTGGGAGCTTTTCTGCTTTTGGGCAGGCCAAACCTGTCGTGACTCCATTTGGGCAGGTGATGGCCGGACCCATGGTTTCTAGCAATCCTTTCGTG